Sequence from the Numida meleagris isolate 19003 breed g44 Domestic line chromosome 2, NumMel1.0, whole genome shotgun sequence genome:
TTTAATGGCAGAGTCGAGTTTGACACTACTGGCTAGCCTGGAGAAAGATCtatgttttcccttctgaacttttttattttctcttgcacCAGAAAAATTGTTCCAAAACAGTAAAATCCAACAGCACTACAGAGAGCTCAGTTCTTTAGCAAGCTCTGCACCAGGAAGGATCGATCCtacaagcaaataaaaccaaagagTTGCTGTTTTCCAAGGGCCGGAGGAGTTTCTTCACTGGTCACCTAGCCGGAAACCTTGACCCCAGTTGTGTCTTCCGCCACCCTGCTGATCTTCTGCAGCCCTTCTCATGCTAGCAGGTGGGATACCAAACCCTGACACTCCTCCTCTCCTGTTCGGCAGCCAGCGGTACCTAGGACAAgccaaaagagaaagagagagttTGAGAAGGAGCTGTATCTTGGGAGTAATTACCAGAGTACTTTTCCATGCACTCCTTTTAGCTGCTAGGCTTTGCAATAAAGCTAGCTTCTGAGAGCAGTACCTCACAGGACTCTTTTATTGTACTGAGGGCTTAAAATTGGAAATAGAACTCTGGGGAACTTGCATCTTTGGGATATGCTCATATATAATAATccaaacaaagggaaaagacacaTAATACGAGTTGTCTCGTTGTTGAGAATAAACACTGCAATATAAACTTGATTCCCCgaacttctttccctttttttttttcccctggagaagtaacaaaaaaaatccaaattaatTCTGAGCATCTCTCTCCAGCTGTTACAAAGCTACAATCATCTTACTGCTCTCTAAACGAGCCTTCTTAAGGAACTGCAGACCAAAGAGACTGAGCACCTAGTTTGACTGAAGTCAAAGTTTAAGTGGCCTGGACAGGACAAACTGGGGCTGTAAGACTATCATCCAACTCAGAATGCCATTTAAATGTAATGAcctaaaatacagcttttctgcAGGTGTCAATGGGATATCTGGGATGCTATCAATGCCCAGTTGCTTCAGCTCTATAATAAATAGTTAAACTGAGCTCCTGTAAATCTCTTCCTGAATTGGCCAAGAAAATCAGAGGcccaaatataaaaatagattcCTTTATACTTAAAAATTATCCTGTATCATCTTAATTATAACACTAAATATATCTGTAATTCatcacaatctttttttctccttttttgcaAAACAACACAGTGCAGAGGCAGCATTTATCCCTCTTCAAAAGTGTTTGCAGTACTTCTATTTCCGCTTCTCAAAtatagaaagaaattaaatacacaTACGGAGAATCAACAAGATTGATAATAGATTCAGAGCTGTTACTACCTTGAAAGACATTTTATAGCAACATTTAATCTTCAAATCTTCACAGAACGTTAGGTTTAGCACGAGAGCTTGCAAATACAAAGCTTCACTACTCTTTAAAACTTGCACAGGAAGTGTAACTGTAAtgcagctttgcattttttaaccTTCTTACAGGACAAACCCTTAATTAACCGAACTGCTAACTGAAGTTTGGTAGAGAAATTTTATGAGATATTTACAACTCAAATGGATGTGGACATGAGGAATTGAAACTGCAGTCTTTGACTTCTGATCTTAATATTCCAGTGCCAAAACAATGCATATGTTCCAAGAAGTGCACTTTAGAATCCAAGACTTGAATTTTCAGCCAGGGTGACTGATACCAACTGCAGAGCAGATACATGTAACAGTGCCTAACAAAACTGCAACAGATTTCTGTCATAATGTATTGCTTAACTGGTAGTTACTGTAATGAtaaatagaaatacagaaaaaggtcgtttacaggagaaaataatctAAAAAGAATCCAATGGACACTGTTTGATAATTGGCAGAGGTTTCTTTACTACAGTTTAATTCACTAGCAGAGGCATAACTTTTCCTCTCACATTCAGGAGTTGGTACAGAACACAAGCCAtccactggaaaaacaaagaacactgaccatctccaagaaaaaaaaacatttttgatgaCTCAATTTAATCTGTACACAACAGCACAGCCACTATGATAATCTGAAGCAGACTGATTTAACAAATCATTTTACACCTTGCAATCCCAGAAGATATATGTCCAGAAAACTGGTCCAAATAAACAGTGAGCTAAAATAGAAAGCCAGCTTACAAGAACTGAGGTGTGGACAGAAAATTCCTTCCTCCCAGATCCATTGGATACTTaaacattaggaagaaatacaGGTGTCCAACCAGATTTCCTATGAGCTCATTGATGACTCtgcaaggaaaaagaacaagaacatTTTCGCAGGCCGTTTTCCCCAGAAATAAATGAGTACTCATCTTCTGCCAGTTACTATTGTTCACCTGCCACAGGCACTGCCAGGGCCGTGAACCACAGAAATTTCCCTTCCCTCAGCATTTTGCAGCCATCTCTTTAGAAGAGCCAGCATTCAGTGCCAACGCATCAACAGGCTGTTCCACCCTCCCTTCCAAGCCTTCTCACAGACCGTactgaaaatgcaattaaatgCTTGTTTACTTCAGAGAATTAGACCGTATAGCCATTAGTGTCTAAAATAATAGTTGGTGGAGCTTGAGAAGTTATTGCTGTTTTTGCTGGACAACCTGTCTCCTGCTGTCCTGTTTTGTTCCTAATTTTGCAGGAACACTGCTGAATGGAAGCCCTTGAGTATTTTCTGTCATGCATAGAAACAGCAGGTATCTAACAGCAAGCAGTCTTCTCAAGTAACGGATGAGTCAGTAGGAGGCACAGCCAGAAAAGGGAATTGGGTTCTGCTGTATTCCAATCTCCTCCTTTTATAAATCAACCATACAACTCGCTGTTGTCACTGTGTTACAGCGGCATCAAGTGGCCCCAGCCAATACAGGGCACCAATAGGAAAGACTGAACAAAGAGGAGATTTCTGCATCACTGTGTTTGgtcagagaaatgcaaaacaggCCAACAGACACAGAAAGTGCTAATTTGGCACTCCACAGGCTTGTAACCGCCATTTATCTGTGTTTCGCATGCTGATAAAAGCAGAACATTCGATGAGATTCTGATTGAAAGAAGAAACACCACTTATAAGattcaaattaaatttgttcCTAAAAATCAGCAATGATGGCTAATCTCATGGGATGAAATCTTTCTTTGTTGGGCATCATGCTTTCAGTAAGGAAATGGCCTAATGCATGGATCTACCAGAACAATCAAATTATTACTACTTTCTCCTCACCTACATTCTCTAGTTCTCACATCCACATCTCCTCTTTCCATTAATCTTAAACGATCACCATACAACACTGACCAGGATCAGACCAATTCTACAGCTTTAAGCCTCTGATTTTAGTAATGCTGCTGAAGAGAGCGATAAGAAATAGCTCTAAAAGACTTCATAACTTCAAATAGGCCTTATTTGTAAATACATACGATCCACCAATGATGTAGTTGAATCCCAGAATAACCCACGGAAGGTAACAGGCCTAAAAAAGAATGGAGATACAGAAATTGTACATACAAGTGTGGAACCTGAACCCACTCAAGATCCACTGTACCAGTATGATTAGACTCTCAATGTTTTAGCATTACACAGATCTTGATAATATGAACTTCAGTAGATTCTAACTAAAAAGGCTGTTACTCTAAGCTGAGCAATCACTAACATGTGTGGACAAATTATACTTGTTTAAATATTCTGCCATCTACGCTCCATGCCAATCCAAAACAAAGTCCTACagtttctgaatttaaaaaggtCTGAAAATAACAATCAAAAAAGTTTTCATCACAAGACCTGGCAGAAACTGACCAAGCTGCACAGGAAAGAGCAATTTAAAAACACTGCCATTTTCTCACTGCTGTCCGGCTTTTAGTTAggttaatgatttttttccccctcttttgtTCAGATCAATGAATTTCAATTGTCACTCGATGTGGCTTTACTGAAGAGATAGCCTGACCTATGGAAGACCACGAAGAGAACTGTCTTTGTTGCATCTCAAGGAGTATATATCTTCACAAAAGCACAGGACATCCTTAACTGGagaaaatacttctatttttcCCTCATTCCCCTTGTATCTTCCAGGCAGAAATCCTTCCAATAATCTGTCTGAATTACCTTAAATCTTGTTCCAAACCAAAATGATACGATCATGTCTCTGTTCAGCTGGGCCCACACATAAAGTACTGACATGATGAGTGGAATCATCAGCAACTGCAATGTTAAAATAAAGAGACAAAAAGTTACCATACTTTCACAGAAGCCTGAGAAACTTGAACAGGCAGCAAAAGCTCTGAGGTTTAAAAGCATGATACATCAGCAAAGTCTTTAAAGATGGCCCCAGAATCTTTGCAACCATGTGCAATGCATCTGCTCACAAGATCAGCAAGTTTAGAAGCAAGAGAACCTATTTAGTCAttctcttttgctgttctggaaaatattctgttaacGAAGACAAGGCCCCCATTATGTTTGTCATATGACAGCTTTGGTGAGCATGTAAGCCCAAACAGGCAGTGCAATTCCTGATAAGGTACAAAATTACCAAGACACATATCAAAAATAGGTACATCCTGAGTATCCAACCAAACATGATTACTTCTCCTCACTTCTAACATGCAGTCCAtgcttcagcacagagctgcagagacaCATCAAAGGTATCTCAGGCTTTGAAGCAGGGAACATCGCAAGACCAAGTCAAAGGGCTCCAAAGCAACTAAGTGAAACAATAACCACAACCAATtccactgctcccagctgcctggTACCACACCTACAGCAATCAGCAACATTTGTGCCACAATCACTTCCGTGTACGATCCAAGGCACTAACCCAAGCATGTACTCATCTGAGACTACACTAACACGCCAGATGAAGAGTTCCTGCATCTAATTTCCAGCTCTGTGTCTCTCAGACCACCACAGAGGGGAGGCGTACCAGCAAACCACCGCTGCAAAGTACCACAGCCAGACATGGCAAAGTTACCTTGGCAGAGCTTTGAGTCAACCCCTGCTCCACACAAGGAGAGTATTTCAAATACTTAGCAACTGTGTGTCAGCTGATTGGATTATTTTTGGTGAAACAAATAGAATTTGATATTTCAGCTGTCTGCTGATTTCTAAACTGGAGAATGAGCTAGCAACGTTACAAAACAGCGTGAGCGATTGGAAGAGATGATAAAACACATTCCTTCAAGGGTGGTACTATTTAGCAGGTTGCACTGAAACCAGCCTTTCCCAACTTACACCAGCACTTTGACTCTTCATACCAACATCTTAAgttcattattaaaataatttttatttcactgaaagaaCAGTTTCTGAAAGTATCTGGCACGGGAGACCCAGTTGTCCTACTCTATAATCtaattttccaagaaaaactccatttctaacaaaaacacatttatacCCCAAACGATCCTCTTTTAAGCAATATTTTGtgcacagatttaaaaatattgtaactttctttttaaacaaaaagatacAAATCAACACAGTCAGTCTAAAATTTGTATAATGTGATTTCAgcattcttttgaaaaaaaatttgaagCGTTCTCTAcggcaaaaataaataaaataaaatgcaaaattattaaCAGCCCTTAACTGAAGTCGATCCTGACTGTAGATGCACCATCGCTATTTCTGGCTATGAGAGGAGCCTAAGGAATGATCTAATAAATGCTAAGATGATCTTGTATAGAATTACAGATATTGGTGTGAGCTTTGGGTGATGGGAGCAGAAATAAGATGAGGACAACAGCAGGGACACGCTGAAGACATGCAGTTATCTGACACAGTTGCATTCAAGAAATGCTCCCCTTATTCCCCCCCACCTTTACACCTGGGCAGAAAAGAACTCCCTCACTGAAACTGGTTCTTCAGACTGCTGTTTAATCACGCCTGTGAGCATTCTGCACTTCACAGTTCTGATATTAATCTGAAGCTGCATTTTGCACAATAAAGTCTTCAGTCAGCAAATAAAAGGAATGAATTTGAGAAGACTGATTAACCTAGGCACCACGTTTAGCTAAAGGAGTCAGAATACAGAAACACATTCATTAGAGGAAACTGTATATACACAAAATCTTGGGATTACTTCAGTAAAAGGCAGATTCTTCCTGACTGCCAGAGCTGATTCTCATTCCTTGACTCCAGAGTCAGATCCAGGCTTGCGACATTAGCTGAAGCTATCCCAAAGCACTCAAACTGAAAAAACTACACAAAGCCAATCTATTTTGATATAAACTAAAACAACCTAGCTTTAATTATGTTCTGTAGTTACGTAGATAATGCTGCCATTAAGACCAGTAAGTAGTAAGAAAATTGAAGATTATGACCTAAAAAAGCTGCATTGCACTTACCTGCATGTCCATTGCCAAGCCAGTTATCTGCCATTTTACCATTaaggaaagagcagcaaaaccagACAGACTAGAAGGACAAAAAGAGGCTACATACACACTGAGCACAGACGGAaaggccttcagtttttaaacttaaaatgaaaacaatttcgTGTGATGAACTAAGTAATGCACTGGAACAATGAAAAATCTCCACTAACCTACAGTCTGGCAGGCTTACTTCATGTATATGAATCATTTCTCAGAGGCTTTTCAAGCTATCACCAAGTCATCACCCTGAGAGCTGGCTGATGCACTGGCCTTTCCTCCACAATGAAACTGGTCAGTCCTTGAGTCCTTGCATAAAAACGTTACAGATGTAACAGTTGATTCATTAGGTTTTTTCAgtcccccccccctttttttttttttttttttttaagatttagtAATTTTTGTTACAAAAGAGATAgcacatatataaatatatacgtGACAGAAACAATAAACTCCTGAAGTCCACCAATGCAAgcttttaatactttttttcctatcctgGAACTCAAAGGACTTGCTTGCTGTAGTAACTGCTGGGTAGAAACAAGTACTGGAGAATTTTGCTAAtatcagaaatgcatttaacaGTTCATGAACACATAAAATGGCACCAAGCTTTTGCCTAGATCATGCATCCAGCTTGCTCTCTTAGATCATCTATGGAACAAGCAGTTGGAATCTTTCAAAATGACCAGTCTGAAAGTCAAGTCACAGCTAGATTCATCCCACAGTTCACAGCCAGCAGCCAATAACCACAATGAAGCAGATGGCCTTTTAGCAACACAGGCTGCTTTCCTAGTTACAGTAGTGGCTCAGCAGGACTAGCAGGAATTCCCTCCATACACTGGAACGTGACTAGAGATGGTTAATCTATTGATAAAGGTGGCATTTCTACACAGTAGTTTTCCTGCCTGCATCTTGTTTACACTGATGTCACCGCTCCCTTTTTTCTACATGTTGTGGCACCGCAAATTGCTGCAAGGAGGCTGGGAAAAGCACAAACAGAACAggaatgcctccaaggatggaggtTCCAAAACCTCACCATACAACCTCCAATGTGTCATCAGCGTCACACTAAAAAGGTTCTTTCTTGCATCTaaattgaattttctgtttcatttcgTGCCTGTTGTCTTTCTTCTCATTACTGAGGACCAGAGAAGTccagcttttcctttgcttcctcACCCATCAGGTAGTTATCCATATGGATGAGAAATCCCTAAACCTCCTCTTCTTCTGGGCTGAACAGTCCTagctctctctgcctctcctcatGTGACAATGGAAATGCACTGCTCGGTGCAGCCCAGAAAGCGCTAAGCCACAAGGGGCACGTTCCCAGCTCACAGTCAAATTGGTGACCACCAGCATTTCCAAGTCCCTTTCCGCAAAGCTGCTTTGCAGACACTGAGTTcccagcctgttccagtgcatgaGATTGTTCCCCGTCTACTATACTGAGTTTCATGAAGTTCCTGACcagcccacttctccagcctgtcaagATAGCTGTGAATGGCAGCACAACCATCTGGTGTAGCAACTCTCATTTTTATAACTGAGACCTAATGAAAATTCAGGTagaacagcacagctcagggctGTTCCCAGCGTTCTCAGACCAACAAACCCAGCTTCTTCAGGAAGTTTGCCAGAGAAGCTAGCGCAACGCTGCTTTCACAGCCTGACTTGTTCCCAGCAGGTAAGGGCTCTTTCTACAAGGTACCCCTAAATTCTGCtaaaggccactatcaggtctccctggagccttctcttctccaggctggacagccccagctctctcagcaaGATACAAatctgtgtttgtattttagCATTCTCCCTGCAAGCCACTTGTTACCTATTCAAGAAGGCAGAATCTTACCTGCaaacatttctacattttaaaacttaGGTGCTAAGATATGGTCTTTGAAcgtatttcaaaacagaaatcagaaaaccaAAATACTCTAGAAGTTTGATGATGAGCAGAAGGATACAACAATGCAGATCCAGTTAAACAGAAGCATGAACATGTAATCTGCTGGTCTTCCATCAAAAGCCCCTGTAAACAGAAAGAGTTGTTAGGGACGGTATGAAATCATCATAAGAAATTACAACTCTACCATTTAAAGTCTTAAGAAATCTTCTACTAATAAGAGTTAATCTACATACTGTCAGTGGCTTatgatttttagtttttaatttttaaaagccttaaaacagaacaacaacaggaaacagaaaaatagaacaatAGAACAATAAGATGTACTtacacagcaaaagcagaaatgcaaagtttaACAATTGAGTAGTGTGAAAACTAGTCCTTACTTAAGCAAACAGTGTCCTCCTTGCATCACCTAGTCAGACTTGAGAGGTATTTTTGCACTCCAGAAAAGTTAATATACTGCGACAGATGTTACATGTGCGTTCTGTTCCTTCTTCCAAGCAGAACTGCTTGCCTAATTTCCCATTTCAAATGGGTGCCAATGTTTTTCAGGACAATAAAGAATAGCAACGTTCCCTGCAGTtcatataaaatgaaattatctttAGATGCCCAGTTGAGCTCACGACCTGGTAGATAGAGGATTTAAAACGCAAAACCCCCAACTCTGGTAGGATGCTGGCAGAGACCTCAGCATCTGAGCTAAATTCCTATCAACTTTCATATAACTTCATGCAGGCAAGGAAAGTCTGGGAATACTGCTGACGCAGACCCACAACCCAGTAACAAACAGTTCATCACAAACAAGCTGATTTACACGCTAAAACAtcaaaagagacagaaagagtGCCACTGCCTAATCTTAGCACTGTGTGGCTTCCTACATCTGTTTCACATTATTCAAGCTTAGCCATGCACGTTACATGACAggtgggaaagaagaaaaacctctgAAAAACTGTTTAGGTAAGTTTATATTTGGAGAACAACATAAAATTGAATTTTCCCCTTACTGTTGCCATACAACAACCTGGTGAAGTGCTGCAGACTCACAATTCCGTTTATACTACTGTGAACTGCATATTCCTATTACAGTTTCTCTGATTATATTTGTTATGTTCTTCaccaacagaaacaaaacaaaaaacacgtCAATCTCATTTCCCTCAGGAAGCTGAACATCAGCTTGTTAGGAAGACAAGTACAATATAAAACCATATGGATGTTTTTCCCCCCAGTTAAATCTCCTTCCCTGTAACTTTGAAGTTACTATGCAACATCTGTGTACACTCAA
This genomic interval carries:
- the DERL1 gene encoding derlin-1, which encodes MSDLGDWFRSIPLITRYWFAGSIAVPLIGKLGLVSPVYLFLWPDAFINRFQIWRPITATFFFPVGPGTGFLYLVNLYFLYQYSSRLETGAFDGRPADYMFMLLFNWICIVITGLAMDMQLLMIPLIMSVLYVWAQLNRDMIVSFWFGTRFKACYLPWVILGFNYIIGGSVINELIGNLVGHLYFFLMFKYPMDLGGRNFLSTPQFLYRWLPNRRGGVSGFGIPPASMRRAAEDQQGGGRHNWGQGFRLGDQ